One Williamsia phyllosphaerae DNA segment encodes these proteins:
- a CDS encoding ABC transporter ATP-binding protein — protein MSVPQDGRTPGAHAATAQIAARATDVTKVYGSGDTTVEALKGVSLSFAAGEFTAIMGPSGSGKSTLMHCLAGLDDATGGTVTIGDTDLTTLNDKDMTRLRRDRIGFVFQSYNLVPTLTARENITLPLDIAGRELDQEWFDTVIGRLGLTQRLGHRPSELSGGQQQRVACARALVGKPQIIFGDEPTGNLDSRSSGEVMSILRAAVDEFGQTVVIVTHDPRAASWADRVVFLADGRIVQELQSPSADDVYAYMKNLDS, from the coding sequence ATGAGCGTCCCCCAGGATGGTCGGACACCCGGCGCACACGCCGCGACGGCGCAGATCGCCGCGCGCGCAACCGATGTGACCAAGGTGTACGGCTCCGGAGACACCACCGTCGAAGCTCTCAAGGGGGTTTCGCTGTCCTTCGCCGCCGGCGAGTTCACCGCGATCATGGGGCCGTCCGGCTCCGGCAAGTCGACCCTCATGCACTGCCTCGCCGGCCTCGACGACGCCACCGGCGGCACGGTGACCATCGGTGACACGGATCTCACCACGCTCAACGACAAGGACATGACGCGGCTGCGTCGCGACCGGATCGGCTTCGTGTTCCAGTCCTACAACCTCGTCCCGACGCTGACCGCACGGGAGAACATCACCCTGCCGCTCGACATCGCGGGCCGTGAACTCGACCAGGAGTGGTTCGACACGGTGATCGGCCGACTCGGTCTCACCCAACGTCTCGGTCATCGCCCCAGCGAACTGTCCGGCGGACAGCAGCAGCGCGTGGCGTGTGCCCGCGCGTTGGTCGGCAAGCCGCAGATCATCTTCGGCGACGAGCCGACCGGAAACCTGGACTCGCGTTCCTCGGGTGAGGTCATGAGCATCCTGCGTGCCGCGGTCGACGAGTTCGGCCAGACCGTCGTCATCGTCACCCACGATCCGCGGGCGGCGAGCTGGGCCGACCGCGTCGTGTTCCTGGCCGACGGTCGCATCGTGCAGGAACTGCAGTCGCCCTCGGCCGACGACGTGTACGCGTACATGAAGAACCTGGATTCCTGA
- a CDS encoding esterase-like activity of phytase family protein, giving the protein MGLSRLGQRVQIGCLVGAVAVSGLVAAAPANAAPNGPTARYVDTMTVPDNFVPTPFRFGGLSGIDNIGGGNYVAVSDDKGEYGPARYFQFRLPITRNGQFATRAPVLTNAGTILGPGNIPLLPGQADLEGIRKLGGNFVVSSEGARPFVRVVSPPGLYVRDIPIPAAYRPGPGRGLKTNDGFEGLTVTRSGQVALMTESALVQDGGDPTKAAGTRSRLLITGGRGNSEYVYRTDPIARNASSRATNGVSEILSISSTDYLVLERGFDPVANRNSIKVYVATTRGATSVTGVNKLSGREVPMSKRLVFDFAKLPMLRPDNVEGMAWGPTISGGRRTLILISDDNFNNPAQHTKLHTLALTF; this is encoded by the coding sequence ATGGGTCTCAGCCGTCTCGGCCAGCGTGTTCAGATCGGCTGCCTCGTCGGCGCCGTCGCAGTATCCGGACTGGTCGCCGCGGCGCCCGCGAACGCGGCGCCGAACGGCCCCACGGCACGCTACGTCGACACGATGACCGTGCCCGACAACTTCGTGCCGACCCCGTTCCGCTTCGGTGGGCTGTCGGGCATCGACAACATCGGTGGCGGCAATTACGTGGCCGTCAGCGACGACAAGGGCGAGTACGGCCCGGCCCGGTACTTCCAGTTCCGGCTCCCCATCACCCGAAACGGGCAGTTCGCGACCCGGGCCCCCGTGCTGACCAACGCCGGCACCATCCTCGGCCCGGGCAACATCCCGTTGCTGCCGGGGCAGGCGGACCTCGAGGGCATCCGCAAACTGGGTGGCAACTTCGTCGTCAGCAGCGAGGGTGCGCGGCCGTTCGTGCGCGTCGTCAGCCCGCCCGGACTGTACGTCCGCGACATCCCGATCCCGGCCGCGTACCGGCCCGGCCCCGGCCGTGGCCTCAAGACCAACGACGGCTTCGAGGGCCTGACGGTGACCCGCAGCGGCCAGGTCGCGCTGATGACCGAGTCCGCGCTCGTCCAGGACGGCGGCGACCCGACCAAGGCGGCCGGAACCCGATCGCGTCTGCTGATCACCGGCGGCCGGGGCAACAGCGAGTACGTCTACCGCACCGACCCGATCGCCCGGAACGCGAGCAGTCGCGCCACCAACGGCGTCTCGGAGATCCTGTCGATCAGCAGCACCGACTACCTCGTGCTCGAGCGTGGGTTCGACCCGGTCGCGAATCGCAACAGCATCAAGGTCTACGTCGCCACCACGCGCGGTGCGACCTCGGTCACCGGCGTGAACAAGCTGTCCGGCCGCGAGGTGCCGATGTCCAAGCGGCTGGTGTTCGACTTCGCCAAGCTGCCCATGCTGCGTCCCGACAACGTCGAGGGCATGGCGTGGGGTCCGACGATCTCGGGCGGCCGTCGCACACTGATCCTCATCAGCGACGACAACTTCAACAACCCGGCGCAGCACACCAAGCTGCACACGCTCGCGCTCACCTTCTGA
- a CDS encoding phosphoenolpyruvate carboxykinase (GTP) gives MTSATIPGLEPGSAPTRHQELLEWVAEVARLTQPDQVVWSDGSDEEWTRLTDELLAAGTITKLDEEKQPNSFAANSDPADVARVESRTFICSKREIDAGPTNNWVDPTEMRATMTELYTGSMRGRTMYVIPFCMGPLGADDPKLGVEITDSAYVVLSMRIMTRVGPAVLETLGTDKFFVKALHSLGAPLQPGDTDVPWPCNTEKYITHFPEDREIWSYGSGYGGNALLGKKCYSLRIASAMAHDEGWLAEHMLILKLISPEEKAYYIAAAFPSACGKTNLAMIQPTIPGWRAETLGDDIAWMRFGDDGRLYAVNPEFGFFGVAPGTNWSSNPNAMETLKQGNTMYTNVAVTDDKDVWWEGLEGSHDHLIDWQGKDWTPESDGPAAHPNSRYCVPMSQCPIMAPEWDDPQGVPISAILFGGRRKTTVPLVTEARDWQHGVFMGATVGSEQTAAAEGTVGAIRRDPMAMLPFLGYNVGDYLQHWIELGKSADESKLPKVFYVNWFRRGADKRFLWPGFGENSRVLKWIVERIEGTVGGVETPVGIVATPEALDLDGLDVNLDDVAEALAVNVDEWREEIPSIEEWFSFVGDKLPTGIADEFEALKQRLA, from the coding sequence ATGACGTCAGCGACCATTCCCGGACTGGAACCCGGAAGCGCCCCGACCCGGCATCAAGAGCTGCTGGAGTGGGTTGCCGAGGTCGCTCGGCTGACGCAGCCCGACCAGGTCGTGTGGTCCGACGGCAGCGACGAGGAGTGGACGCGGCTCACCGACGAACTCCTCGCGGCCGGCACCATCACCAAGCTGGACGAGGAGAAGCAGCCGAACTCGTTCGCCGCGAACTCCGACCCCGCCGACGTCGCGCGCGTCGAGTCGCGGACCTTCATCTGCTCCAAGCGTGAGATCGACGCCGGACCGACCAACAACTGGGTCGATCCCACCGAGATGCGCGCCACCATGACCGAGCTCTACACGGGCAGCATGCGCGGCCGCACCATGTACGTCATCCCGTTCTGCATGGGCCCGCTCGGCGCCGACGACCCGAAGCTGGGCGTCGAGATCACCGACTCCGCCTACGTGGTGCTGTCGATGCGCATCATGACCCGCGTCGGACCCGCCGTCCTCGAGACCCTCGGCACCGACAAGTTCTTCGTCAAGGCGCTGCACTCGCTGGGCGCGCCGCTACAGCCCGGCGACACCGACGTGCCGTGGCCCTGCAACACCGAGAAGTACATCACCCACTTCCCTGAGGACCGCGAGATCTGGTCCTACGGATCGGGTTACGGCGGCAACGCCCTGCTGGGCAAGAAGTGCTACTCCCTGCGCATCGCCTCGGCGATGGCGCACGACGAGGGCTGGCTGGCCGAGCACATGCTCATCCTCAAGCTCATCAGCCCCGAGGAGAAGGCCTACTACATCGCCGCGGCGTTCCCCAGCGCCTGCGGTAAGACCAACCTCGCGATGATCCAGCCGACCATCCCGGGATGGCGTGCCGAGACCCTCGGTGACGACATCGCCTGGATGCGATTCGGCGACGACGGTCGGCTCTACGCGGTGAACCCGGAGTTCGGTTTCTTCGGCGTCGCGCCCGGCACCAACTGGTCGTCGAACCCCAACGCGATGGAGACCCTCAAGCAGGGCAACACCATGTACACCAACGTCGCCGTCACCGACGACAAGGACGTCTGGTGGGAGGGACTCGAGGGCAGCCACGACCACCTCATCGACTGGCAGGGCAAGGACTGGACCCCGGAATCCGACGGTCCCGCCGCGCACCCCAACTCGCGCTACTGCGTGCCGATGAGCCAGTGCCCGATCATGGCGCCGGAGTGGGACGACCCGCAGGGCGTTCCCATCTCGGCGATCCTGTTCGGTGGACGCCGCAAGACCACCGTCCCGCTGGTGACCGAGGCCCGCGACTGGCAGCACGGCGTGTTCATGGGTGCGACGGTCGGCTCCGAGCAGACCGCAGCCGCCGAGGGCACCGTCGGCGCGATCCGTCGCGACCCGATGGCCATGCTCCCGTTCCTCGGCTACAACGTGGGCGACTACCTGCAGCACTGGATCGAGCTGGGCAAGAGCGCCGACGAGTCGAAGCTGCCCAAGGTCTTCTACGTCAACTGGTTCCGCCGCGGCGCCGACAAGCGCTTCCTGTGGCCCGGTTTCGGTGAGAACAGCCGCGTCCTGAAGTGGATCGTCGAGCGCATCGAGGGCACCGTCGGCGGCGTGGAGACCCCGGTCGGCATCGTCGCGACGCCCGAGGCGCTCGACCTCGACGGACTCGACGTGAACCTCGACGACGTCGCCGAGGCGCTCGCGGTCAACGTCGACGAGTGGCGCGAGGAGATCCCGTCGATCGAGGAGTGGTTCTCCTTCGTCGGAGACAAGCTGCCCACCGGCATCGCCGACGAGTTCGAGGCCCTCAAGCAGCGACTCGCGTAG
- a CDS encoding DUF6802 family protein, with protein sequence MDVSSPFDGPDDDATDVAHGAGSGTHVDAAEPLLASVPVHDPHDNLWIADGDRVWDLGPADVDSDADGIPDSLTRVGPGGVTVYTDTDHDGRVDAITEVHSDGAFESRRLDVETGDWVRTDIGRLD encoded by the coding sequence ATGGACGTCAGTTCACCGTTCGACGGACCCGACGACGATGCGACGGACGTCGCGCACGGGGCCGGATCCGGGACACACGTCGATGCGGCCGAACCGCTGCTCGCGTCGGTACCGGTCCACGACCCGCACGACAACCTGTGGATCGCCGACGGTGACCGTGTATGGGACCTCGGACCCGCCGACGTCGATTCCGACGCCGACGGCATCCCGGACTCGCTCACCCGCGTCGGTCCGGGTGGGGTCACCGTCTACACCGACACCGACCACGACGGACGCGTCGACGCGATCACCGAGGTGCACAGCGACGGTGCGTTCGAGTCCCGGCGACTCGACGTCGAGACCGGCGACTGGGTGCGCACCGACATCGGCAGGCTGGACTGA